A genome region from Musa acuminata AAA Group cultivar baxijiao chromosome BXJ3-5, Cavendish_Baxijiao_AAA, whole genome shotgun sequence includes the following:
- the LOC103986203 gene encoding B3 domain-containing protein Os07g0679700 isoform X4, which yields MATRRCMNAACGVTEPGGEWRRGWGLRSGGFAMLCVKCGLAYEQLAFCDIFHQKESGWRECSSCGKRLHCGCIASKSSFDLLDIGGVQCIGCMKNPEAPFGKGMSNVDVEQSESEIRSFGHIKWEQQSPDIGIASFSNRYQGPVVSSQISQLDEKDFVIDKSISESLAQACLSMSLGNTNQGSNMESCSSAERPLLALPMACSVAEGKDERKSLSFFQQLPRARFLAKPPKTSNRAFSDASRSALPYMRVARPPAEGRNQLLPRYWPRITDQELQQISGDSNSTIVPLFEKVLSASDAGRIGRLVLPKACAEAYFPHISQPEGVPLTIQDTKGKEWHFQFRFWPNNNSRMYVLEGVTPCIQSLQLQAGDTVTFSRIDPAGKLVMGYRKATNTVPLQQDSQISAIANGTFGNETLFSGVNENISTVSGYSGFLRSLKGAMDPYLSSQLEHMNASDEEISWHKGGMPNEGLQLQPLQKRSRNIGTKSRRFLMDTEDALELKLTWEEAQELLRPPPRAKPSIVTIEDHEVEEYEEPPVFGKKTIFTARSSGEQDQWVQCDDCLKWRRLPVDVLLLKWTCADNTWDPKRSSCSAPDELSHKEMQILLRQYEDLRKQRMSASFKQTSSELAASGLDALAAAAVLGDAGNQATIPYATTTKHPRHRPGCTCIVCIQPPSGKGPKHDPACTCNVCMTVKRRFKTLMMRKKKRQSEREEAEAHKKVAWGSKEEVEGSSSSPKGAQHLDPHQENEFGPESSKSIIEQLETSKGHIDLNCHPGSNEDSQTAPPRLSMMSLLQDAYRPLETYLKQNGLASLASEQVNQGSPSSFTVPQAPGESEGKAPDERHFASEEQEDGDDGDDGADMVTSDAS from the exons ATGGCGACGAGGAGGTGTATGAACGCTGCGTGCGGGGTGACGGAGCCAGGGGGAGAGTGGAGGAGGGGGTGGGGACTAAGATCGGGTGGTTTTGCTATGCTATGCGTCAAGTGCGG GTTGGCATATGAGCAATTAGCTTTCTGTGACATTTTTCACCAGAAAGAGTCTGGGTGGAGGGAGTGTTCTTCTTGTGGCAAG CGCTTACATTGTGGATGCATTGCTTCAAAATCTTCCTTTGATCTACTTGATATTGGAGGAGTTCAGTGCATTGGCTGCATGAAGAACCCTGAAGCACCTTTT GGAAAGGGTATGAGCAATGTGGATGTAGAGCAGAGTGAGAGTGAAATCAGATCGTTTGGGCATATCAAGTGGGAGCAACAGTCTCCTGACATAGGAATTGCAAGTTTCTCAAACAGATATCAAGGTCCAGTAGTGTCTTCCCAAATATCCCAACTAGATGAGAAGGATTTTGTGATAGATAAGTCTATAAGTGAGTCACTAGCCCAGGCTTGTCTTAGTATGAGCTTGGGAAATACAAACCAAGGCAGCAACATGGAATCATGTTCTAGTGCAGAAAGGCCACTTCTTGCGCTCCCTATGGCTTGTTCAGTAGCTGAAGGAAAGGATGAAAGAAAATCGTTGTCTTTCTTTCAACAGTTGCCAAGGGCTCGTTTTCTTGCAAAGCCTCCAAAGACAAGTAATCGAGCTTTTTCAGATGCATCTAGGAGTGCACTTCCATATATGCGAGTTGCAAGGCCACCTGCCGAGGGCCGTAATCAATTACTTCCACGTTATTGGCCAAGAATTACAGACCAAGAACTACAACAAATATCTGGAGA TTCAAATTCCACCATAGTGCCGCTATTTGAGAAGGTTCTGAGTGCTAGTGATGCAGGTCGTATTGGCCGTTTAGTTCTTCCAAAAGCTTGTGCAGAG GCATATTTTCCTCATATTTCTCAACCGGAAGGTGTTCCATTAACAATTCAAGATACGAAGGGCAAAGAATGGCATTTTCAGTTTAGATTTTGGCCAAATAACAACAGTAGAATGTATGTCTTAGAAGGTGTTACTCCTTGCATACAGTCTCTTCAGCTGCAAGCTGGTGATACAG TGACTTTTAGCCGAATAGATCCTGCAGGTAAACTTGTCATGGGTTACCGAAAGGCAACAAACACTGTGCCATTACAG CAGGATTCTCAGATTTCTGCAATTGCTAATGGTACATTTGGCAATGAAACATTGTTTTCTGGTGTTAATGAGAACATATCTACAGTAAGTGGATATTCTGGATTTCTTCGGTCATTAAAGGGTGCCATGGATCCATACTTGAGTTCTCAATTAGAACATATGAATGCATCTGATGAGGAAATCAGTTGGCATAAGGGTGGAATGCCAAATGAAGGACTGCAGCTTCAGCCTTTACAAAAAAGAAGCCGCAACATTGGTACCAAATCTAGGAGGTTCCTTATGGACACTGAAGACGCCTTGGAGCTCAAGCTTACTTGGGAGGAGGCTCAAGAATTGCTTCGTCCACCTCCAAGGGCCAAACCTAGCATTGTTACGATTGAGGATCATGAGGTTGAAGAATATGAA GAACCACCAGTCTTTGGCAAGAAAACCATTTTTACAGCTCGATCTTCTGG AGAGCAAGATCAATGGGTCCAATGTGATGATTGCTTAAAATGGCGTCGGCTACCTgtggatgttcttcttttgaaatGGACTTGTGCTGATAACACATGGGACCCTAAAAG GTCTTCATGCTCTGCACCTGACGAATTGAGCCATAAAGAGATGCAAATTCTTCTCAGGCAGTATGAAG ATCTCAGAAAACAGAGGATGAGTGCAAGTTTCAAGCAAACTTCTTCAGAGCTGGCAGCATCTGGTCTTGATGCATTGGCTGCTGCGGCTGTTCTTGGGGACGCAGGAAACCAAGCCACAATTCCATATGCAACCACCACCAAACATCCACGGCACCGCCCTGGCTGCACCTGCATTGTCTGCATCCAGCCTCCCAGTGGTAAAGGGCCAAAACATGATCCTGCATGCACATGTAATGTTTGTATGACTGTGAAACGCCGCTTCAAGACTCTCATGATGCGGAAGAAGAAACGTCAATCCGAGCGCGAAGAAGCTGAGGCCCATAAGAAGGTTGCATGGGGCAGCAAGGAAGAGGTTGAAGGATCTAGCAGCTCTCCAAAGGGTGCCCAGCATCTGGATCCCCATCAGGAGAATGAATTTGGCCCGGAAAGCAGCAAATCAATAATTGAACAGCTCGAAACAAGCAAGGGGCACATCGACTTGAACTGCCATCCAGGGTCTAATGAGGATTCACAGACAGCGCCTCCGCGACTTAGCATGATGAGCCTTCTCCAGGATGCATACCGACCCTTGGAAACATATCTAAAGCAAAATGGACTTGCGAGCTTGGCTAGCGAACAAGTAAACCAGGGGAGTCCGAGCTCGTTTACTGTTCCGCAGGCTCCTGGAGAAAGCGAAGGAAAAGCACCAGACGAACGTCATTTTGCctctgaagagcaagaagacggcgatgatggtgatgatggtgCAGACATGGTCACCAGCGATGCTTCTTGA
- the LOC103986203 gene encoding B3 domain-containing protein Os07g0679700 isoform X2: MATRRCMNAACGVTEPGGEWRRGWGLRSGGFAMLCVKCGLAYEQLAFCDIFHQKESGWRECSSCGKRLHCGCIASKSSFDLLDIGGVQCIGCMKNPEAPFMPSEVVQNFLSQHHQAVFAFSTRCSKENDTDTAVVSRACEMSTTTADSKIDVGAFVKGKGMSNVDVEQSESEIRSFGHIKWEQQSPDIGIASFSNRYQGPVVSSQISQLDEKDFVIDKSISESLAQACLSMSLGNTNQGSNMESCSSAERPLLALPMACSVAEGKDERKSLSFFQQLPRARFLAKPPKTSNRAFSDASRSALPYMRVARPPAEGRNQLLPRYWPRITDQELQQISGDSNSTIVPLFEKVLSASDAGRIGRLVLPKACAEAYFPHISQPEGVPLTIQDTKGKEWHFQFRFWPNNNSRMYVLEGVTPCIQSLQLQAGDTVTFSRIDPAGKLVMGYRKATNTVPLQDSQISAIANGTFGNETLFSGVNENISTVSGYSGFLRSLKGAMDPYLSSQLEHMNASDEEISWHKGGMPNEGLQLQPLQKRSRNIGTKSRRFLMDTEDALELKLTWEEAQELLRPPPRAKPSIVTIEDHEVEEYEEPPVFGKKTIFTARSSGEQDQWVQCDDCLKWRRLPVDVLLLKWTCADNTWDPKRSSCSAPDELSHKEMQILLRQYEDLRKQRMSASFKQTSSELAASGLDALAAAAVLGDAGNQATIPYATTTKHPRHRPGCTCIVCIQPPSGKGPKHDPACTCNVCMTVKRRFKTLMMRKKKRQSEREEAEAHKKVAWGSKEEVEGSSSSPKGAQHLDPHQENEFGPESSKSIIEQLETSKGHIDLNCHPGSNEDSQTAPPRLSMMSLLQDAYRPLETYLKQNGLASLASEQVNQGSPSSFTVPQAPGESEGKAPDERHFASEEQEDGDDGDDGADMVTSDAS; this comes from the exons ATGGCGACGAGGAGGTGTATGAACGCTGCGTGCGGGGTGACGGAGCCAGGGGGAGAGTGGAGGAGGGGGTGGGGACTAAGATCGGGTGGTTTTGCTATGCTATGCGTCAAGTGCGG GTTGGCATATGAGCAATTAGCTTTCTGTGACATTTTTCACCAGAAAGAGTCTGGGTGGAGGGAGTGTTCTTCTTGTGGCAAG CGCTTACATTGTGGATGCATTGCTTCAAAATCTTCCTTTGATCTACTTGATATTGGAGGAGTTCAGTGCATTGGCTGCATGAAGAACCCTGAAGCACCTTTT atgcCAAGTGAAGTAGTTCAAAATTTTTTGTCTCAACACCATCAAGCGGTCTTTGCTTTCTCAACTAGATGTTCAAAAGAAAATGATACTGATACAGCAGTAGTTAGTCGTGCCTGCGAAATGTCCACCACTACTGCTGATAGTAAAATTGATGTTGGTGCTTTTGTTAAGGGAAAGGGTATGAGCAATGTGGATGTAGAGCAGAGTGAGAGTGAAATCAGATCGTTTGGGCATATCAAGTGGGAGCAACAGTCTCCTGACATAGGAATTGCAAGTTTCTCAAACAGATATCAAGGTCCAGTAGTGTCTTCCCAAATATCCCAACTAGATGAGAAGGATTTTGTGATAGATAAGTCTATAAGTGAGTCACTAGCCCAGGCTTGTCTTAGTATGAGCTTGGGAAATACAAACCAAGGCAGCAACATGGAATCATGTTCTAGTGCAGAAAGGCCACTTCTTGCGCTCCCTATGGCTTGTTCAGTAGCTGAAGGAAAGGATGAAAGAAAATCGTTGTCTTTCTTTCAACAGTTGCCAAGGGCTCGTTTTCTTGCAAAGCCTCCAAAGACAAGTAATCGAGCTTTTTCAGATGCATCTAGGAGTGCACTTCCATATATGCGAGTTGCAAGGCCACCTGCCGAGGGCCGTAATCAATTACTTCCACGTTATTGGCCAAGAATTACAGACCAAGAACTACAACAAATATCTGGAGA TTCAAATTCCACCATAGTGCCGCTATTTGAGAAGGTTCTGAGTGCTAGTGATGCAGGTCGTATTGGCCGTTTAGTTCTTCCAAAAGCTTGTGCAGAG GCATATTTTCCTCATATTTCTCAACCGGAAGGTGTTCCATTAACAATTCAAGATACGAAGGGCAAAGAATGGCATTTTCAGTTTAGATTTTGGCCAAATAACAACAGTAGAATGTATGTCTTAGAAGGTGTTACTCCTTGCATACAGTCTCTTCAGCTGCAAGCTGGTGATACAG TGACTTTTAGCCGAATAGATCCTGCAGGTAAACTTGTCATGGGTTACCGAAAGGCAACAAACACTGTGCCATTACAG GATTCTCAGATTTCTGCAATTGCTAATGGTACATTTGGCAATGAAACATTGTTTTCTGGTGTTAATGAGAACATATCTACAGTAAGTGGATATTCTGGATTTCTTCGGTCATTAAAGGGTGCCATGGATCCATACTTGAGTTCTCAATTAGAACATATGAATGCATCTGATGAGGAAATCAGTTGGCATAAGGGTGGAATGCCAAATGAAGGACTGCAGCTTCAGCCTTTACAAAAAAGAAGCCGCAACATTGGTACCAAATCTAGGAGGTTCCTTATGGACACTGAAGACGCCTTGGAGCTCAAGCTTACTTGGGAGGAGGCTCAAGAATTGCTTCGTCCACCTCCAAGGGCCAAACCTAGCATTGTTACGATTGAGGATCATGAGGTTGAAGAATATGAA GAACCACCAGTCTTTGGCAAGAAAACCATTTTTACAGCTCGATCTTCTGG AGAGCAAGATCAATGGGTCCAATGTGATGATTGCTTAAAATGGCGTCGGCTACCTgtggatgttcttcttttgaaatGGACTTGTGCTGATAACACATGGGACCCTAAAAG GTCTTCATGCTCTGCACCTGACGAATTGAGCCATAAAGAGATGCAAATTCTTCTCAGGCAGTATGAAG ATCTCAGAAAACAGAGGATGAGTGCAAGTTTCAAGCAAACTTCTTCAGAGCTGGCAGCATCTGGTCTTGATGCATTGGCTGCTGCGGCTGTTCTTGGGGACGCAGGAAACCAAGCCACAATTCCATATGCAACCACCACCAAACATCCACGGCACCGCCCTGGCTGCACCTGCATTGTCTGCATCCAGCCTCCCAGTGGTAAAGGGCCAAAACATGATCCTGCATGCACATGTAATGTTTGTATGACTGTGAAACGCCGCTTCAAGACTCTCATGATGCGGAAGAAGAAACGTCAATCCGAGCGCGAAGAAGCTGAGGCCCATAAGAAGGTTGCATGGGGCAGCAAGGAAGAGGTTGAAGGATCTAGCAGCTCTCCAAAGGGTGCCCAGCATCTGGATCCCCATCAGGAGAATGAATTTGGCCCGGAAAGCAGCAAATCAATAATTGAACAGCTCGAAACAAGCAAGGGGCACATCGACTTGAACTGCCATCCAGGGTCTAATGAGGATTCACAGACAGCGCCTCCGCGACTTAGCATGATGAGCCTTCTCCAGGATGCATACCGACCCTTGGAAACATATCTAAAGCAAAATGGACTTGCGAGCTTGGCTAGCGAACAAGTAAACCAGGGGAGTCCGAGCTCGTTTACTGTTCCGCAGGCTCCTGGAGAAAGCGAAGGAAAAGCACCAGACGAACGTCATTTTGCctctgaagagcaagaagacggcgatgatggtgatgatggtgCAGACATGGTCACCAGCGATGCTTCTTGA
- the LOC103986203 gene encoding B3 domain-containing protein Os07g0679700 isoform X1: MATRRCMNAACGVTEPGGEWRRGWGLRSGGFAMLCVKCGLAYEQLAFCDIFHQKESGWRECSSCGKRLHCGCIASKSSFDLLDIGGVQCIGCMKNPEAPFMPSEVVQNFLSQHHQAVFAFSTRCSKENDTDTAVVSRACEMSTTTADSKIDVGAFVKGKGMSNVDVEQSESEIRSFGHIKWEQQSPDIGIASFSNRYQGPVVSSQISQLDEKDFVIDKSISESLAQACLSMSLGNTNQGSNMESCSSAERPLLALPMACSVAEGKDERKSLSFFQQLPRARFLAKPPKTSNRAFSDASRSALPYMRVARPPAEGRNQLLPRYWPRITDQELQQISGDSNSTIVPLFEKVLSASDAGRIGRLVLPKACAEAYFPHISQPEGVPLTIQDTKGKEWHFQFRFWPNNNSRMYVLEGVTPCIQSLQLQAGDTVTFSRIDPAGKLVMGYRKATNTVPLQQDSQISAIANGTFGNETLFSGVNENISTVSGYSGFLRSLKGAMDPYLSSQLEHMNASDEEISWHKGGMPNEGLQLQPLQKRSRNIGTKSRRFLMDTEDALELKLTWEEAQELLRPPPRAKPSIVTIEDHEVEEYEEPPVFGKKTIFTARSSGEQDQWVQCDDCLKWRRLPVDVLLLKWTCADNTWDPKRSSCSAPDELSHKEMQILLRQYEDLRKQRMSASFKQTSSELAASGLDALAAAAVLGDAGNQATIPYATTTKHPRHRPGCTCIVCIQPPSGKGPKHDPACTCNVCMTVKRRFKTLMMRKKKRQSEREEAEAHKKVAWGSKEEVEGSSSSPKGAQHLDPHQENEFGPESSKSIIEQLETSKGHIDLNCHPGSNEDSQTAPPRLSMMSLLQDAYRPLETYLKQNGLASLASEQVNQGSPSSFTVPQAPGESEGKAPDERHFASEEQEDGDDGDDGADMVTSDAS, from the exons ATGGCGACGAGGAGGTGTATGAACGCTGCGTGCGGGGTGACGGAGCCAGGGGGAGAGTGGAGGAGGGGGTGGGGACTAAGATCGGGTGGTTTTGCTATGCTATGCGTCAAGTGCGG GTTGGCATATGAGCAATTAGCTTTCTGTGACATTTTTCACCAGAAAGAGTCTGGGTGGAGGGAGTGTTCTTCTTGTGGCAAG CGCTTACATTGTGGATGCATTGCTTCAAAATCTTCCTTTGATCTACTTGATATTGGAGGAGTTCAGTGCATTGGCTGCATGAAGAACCCTGAAGCACCTTTT atgcCAAGTGAAGTAGTTCAAAATTTTTTGTCTCAACACCATCAAGCGGTCTTTGCTTTCTCAACTAGATGTTCAAAAGAAAATGATACTGATACAGCAGTAGTTAGTCGTGCCTGCGAAATGTCCACCACTACTGCTGATAGTAAAATTGATGTTGGTGCTTTTGTTAAGGGAAAGGGTATGAGCAATGTGGATGTAGAGCAGAGTGAGAGTGAAATCAGATCGTTTGGGCATATCAAGTGGGAGCAACAGTCTCCTGACATAGGAATTGCAAGTTTCTCAAACAGATATCAAGGTCCAGTAGTGTCTTCCCAAATATCCCAACTAGATGAGAAGGATTTTGTGATAGATAAGTCTATAAGTGAGTCACTAGCCCAGGCTTGTCTTAGTATGAGCTTGGGAAATACAAACCAAGGCAGCAACATGGAATCATGTTCTAGTGCAGAAAGGCCACTTCTTGCGCTCCCTATGGCTTGTTCAGTAGCTGAAGGAAAGGATGAAAGAAAATCGTTGTCTTTCTTTCAACAGTTGCCAAGGGCTCGTTTTCTTGCAAAGCCTCCAAAGACAAGTAATCGAGCTTTTTCAGATGCATCTAGGAGTGCACTTCCATATATGCGAGTTGCAAGGCCACCTGCCGAGGGCCGTAATCAATTACTTCCACGTTATTGGCCAAGAATTACAGACCAAGAACTACAACAAATATCTGGAGA TTCAAATTCCACCATAGTGCCGCTATTTGAGAAGGTTCTGAGTGCTAGTGATGCAGGTCGTATTGGCCGTTTAGTTCTTCCAAAAGCTTGTGCAGAG GCATATTTTCCTCATATTTCTCAACCGGAAGGTGTTCCATTAACAATTCAAGATACGAAGGGCAAAGAATGGCATTTTCAGTTTAGATTTTGGCCAAATAACAACAGTAGAATGTATGTCTTAGAAGGTGTTACTCCTTGCATACAGTCTCTTCAGCTGCAAGCTGGTGATACAG TGACTTTTAGCCGAATAGATCCTGCAGGTAAACTTGTCATGGGTTACCGAAAGGCAACAAACACTGTGCCATTACAG CAGGATTCTCAGATTTCTGCAATTGCTAATGGTACATTTGGCAATGAAACATTGTTTTCTGGTGTTAATGAGAACATATCTACAGTAAGTGGATATTCTGGATTTCTTCGGTCATTAAAGGGTGCCATGGATCCATACTTGAGTTCTCAATTAGAACATATGAATGCATCTGATGAGGAAATCAGTTGGCATAAGGGTGGAATGCCAAATGAAGGACTGCAGCTTCAGCCTTTACAAAAAAGAAGCCGCAACATTGGTACCAAATCTAGGAGGTTCCTTATGGACACTGAAGACGCCTTGGAGCTCAAGCTTACTTGGGAGGAGGCTCAAGAATTGCTTCGTCCACCTCCAAGGGCCAAACCTAGCATTGTTACGATTGAGGATCATGAGGTTGAAGAATATGAA GAACCACCAGTCTTTGGCAAGAAAACCATTTTTACAGCTCGATCTTCTGG AGAGCAAGATCAATGGGTCCAATGTGATGATTGCTTAAAATGGCGTCGGCTACCTgtggatgttcttcttttgaaatGGACTTGTGCTGATAACACATGGGACCCTAAAAG GTCTTCATGCTCTGCACCTGACGAATTGAGCCATAAAGAGATGCAAATTCTTCTCAGGCAGTATGAAG ATCTCAGAAAACAGAGGATGAGTGCAAGTTTCAAGCAAACTTCTTCAGAGCTGGCAGCATCTGGTCTTGATGCATTGGCTGCTGCGGCTGTTCTTGGGGACGCAGGAAACCAAGCCACAATTCCATATGCAACCACCACCAAACATCCACGGCACCGCCCTGGCTGCACCTGCATTGTCTGCATCCAGCCTCCCAGTGGTAAAGGGCCAAAACATGATCCTGCATGCACATGTAATGTTTGTATGACTGTGAAACGCCGCTTCAAGACTCTCATGATGCGGAAGAAGAAACGTCAATCCGAGCGCGAAGAAGCTGAGGCCCATAAGAAGGTTGCATGGGGCAGCAAGGAAGAGGTTGAAGGATCTAGCAGCTCTCCAAAGGGTGCCCAGCATCTGGATCCCCATCAGGAGAATGAATTTGGCCCGGAAAGCAGCAAATCAATAATTGAACAGCTCGAAACAAGCAAGGGGCACATCGACTTGAACTGCCATCCAGGGTCTAATGAGGATTCACAGACAGCGCCTCCGCGACTTAGCATGATGAGCCTTCTCCAGGATGCATACCGACCCTTGGAAACATATCTAAAGCAAAATGGACTTGCGAGCTTGGCTAGCGAACAAGTAAACCAGGGGAGTCCGAGCTCGTTTACTGTTCCGCAGGCTCCTGGAGAAAGCGAAGGAAAAGCACCAGACGAACGTCATTTTGCctctgaagagcaagaagacggcgatgatggtgatgatggtgCAGACATGGTCACCAGCGATGCTTCTTGA
- the LOC103986203 gene encoding B3 domain-containing protein Os07g0679700 isoform X3 → MTLDNVSRSDIRLAYEQLAFCDIFHQKESGWRECSSCGKRLHCGCIASKSSFDLLDIGGVQCIGCMKNPEAPFMPSEVVQNFLSQHHQAVFAFSTRCSKENDTDTAVVSRACEMSTTTADSKIDVGAFVKGKGMSNVDVEQSESEIRSFGHIKWEQQSPDIGIASFSNRYQGPVVSSQISQLDEKDFVIDKSISESLAQACLSMSLGNTNQGSNMESCSSAERPLLALPMACSVAEGKDERKSLSFFQQLPRARFLAKPPKTSNRAFSDASRSALPYMRVARPPAEGRNQLLPRYWPRITDQELQQISGDSNSTIVPLFEKVLSASDAGRIGRLVLPKACAEAYFPHISQPEGVPLTIQDTKGKEWHFQFRFWPNNNSRMYVLEGVTPCIQSLQLQAGDTVTFSRIDPAGKLVMGYRKATNTVPLQQDSQISAIANGTFGNETLFSGVNENISTVSGYSGFLRSLKGAMDPYLSSQLEHMNASDEEISWHKGGMPNEGLQLQPLQKRSRNIGTKSRRFLMDTEDALELKLTWEEAQELLRPPPRAKPSIVTIEDHEVEEYEEPPVFGKKTIFTARSSGEQDQWVQCDDCLKWRRLPVDVLLLKWTCADNTWDPKRSSCSAPDELSHKEMQILLRQYEDLRKQRMSASFKQTSSELAASGLDALAAAAVLGDAGNQATIPYATTTKHPRHRPGCTCIVCIQPPSGKGPKHDPACTCNVCMTVKRRFKTLMMRKKKRQSEREEAEAHKKVAWGSKEEVEGSSSSPKGAQHLDPHQENEFGPESSKSIIEQLETSKGHIDLNCHPGSNEDSQTAPPRLSMMSLLQDAYRPLETYLKQNGLASLASEQVNQGSPSSFTVPQAPGESEGKAPDERHFASEEQEDGDDGDDGADMVTSDAS, encoded by the exons ATGACATTAGACAATGTTTCAAGGAGTGATATCAG GTTGGCATATGAGCAATTAGCTTTCTGTGACATTTTTCACCAGAAAGAGTCTGGGTGGAGGGAGTGTTCTTCTTGTGGCAAG CGCTTACATTGTGGATGCATTGCTTCAAAATCTTCCTTTGATCTACTTGATATTGGAGGAGTTCAGTGCATTGGCTGCATGAAGAACCCTGAAGCACCTTTT atgcCAAGTGAAGTAGTTCAAAATTTTTTGTCTCAACACCATCAAGCGGTCTTTGCTTTCTCAACTAGATGTTCAAAAGAAAATGATACTGATACAGCAGTAGTTAGTCGTGCCTGCGAAATGTCCACCACTACTGCTGATAGTAAAATTGATGTTGGTGCTTTTGTTAAGGGAAAGGGTATGAGCAATGTGGATGTAGAGCAGAGTGAGAGTGAAATCAGATCGTTTGGGCATATCAAGTGGGAGCAACAGTCTCCTGACATAGGAATTGCAAGTTTCTCAAACAGATATCAAGGTCCAGTAGTGTCTTCCCAAATATCCCAACTAGATGAGAAGGATTTTGTGATAGATAAGTCTATAAGTGAGTCACTAGCCCAGGCTTGTCTTAGTATGAGCTTGGGAAATACAAACCAAGGCAGCAACATGGAATCATGTTCTAGTGCAGAAAGGCCACTTCTTGCGCTCCCTATGGCTTGTTCAGTAGCTGAAGGAAAGGATGAAAGAAAATCGTTGTCTTTCTTTCAACAGTTGCCAAGGGCTCGTTTTCTTGCAAAGCCTCCAAAGACAAGTAATCGAGCTTTTTCAGATGCATCTAGGAGTGCACTTCCATATATGCGAGTTGCAAGGCCACCTGCCGAGGGCCGTAATCAATTACTTCCACGTTATTGGCCAAGAATTACAGACCAAGAACTACAACAAATATCTGGAGA TTCAAATTCCACCATAGTGCCGCTATTTGAGAAGGTTCTGAGTGCTAGTGATGCAGGTCGTATTGGCCGTTTAGTTCTTCCAAAAGCTTGTGCAGAG GCATATTTTCCTCATATTTCTCAACCGGAAGGTGTTCCATTAACAATTCAAGATACGAAGGGCAAAGAATGGCATTTTCAGTTTAGATTTTGGCCAAATAACAACAGTAGAATGTATGTCTTAGAAGGTGTTACTCCTTGCATACAGTCTCTTCAGCTGCAAGCTGGTGATACAG TGACTTTTAGCCGAATAGATCCTGCAGGTAAACTTGTCATGGGTTACCGAAAGGCAACAAACACTGTGCCATTACAG CAGGATTCTCAGATTTCTGCAATTGCTAATGGTACATTTGGCAATGAAACATTGTTTTCTGGTGTTAATGAGAACATATCTACAGTAAGTGGATATTCTGGATTTCTTCGGTCATTAAAGGGTGCCATGGATCCATACTTGAGTTCTCAATTAGAACATATGAATGCATCTGATGAGGAAATCAGTTGGCATAAGGGTGGAATGCCAAATGAAGGACTGCAGCTTCAGCCTTTACAAAAAAGAAGCCGCAACATTGGTACCAAATCTAGGAGGTTCCTTATGGACACTGAAGACGCCTTGGAGCTCAAGCTTACTTGGGAGGAGGCTCAAGAATTGCTTCGTCCACCTCCAAGGGCCAAACCTAGCATTGTTACGATTGAGGATCATGAGGTTGAAGAATATGAA GAACCACCAGTCTTTGGCAAGAAAACCATTTTTACAGCTCGATCTTCTGG AGAGCAAGATCAATGGGTCCAATGTGATGATTGCTTAAAATGGCGTCGGCTACCTgtggatgttcttcttttgaaatGGACTTGTGCTGATAACACATGGGACCCTAAAAG GTCTTCATGCTCTGCACCTGACGAATTGAGCCATAAAGAGATGCAAATTCTTCTCAGGCAGTATGAAG ATCTCAGAAAACAGAGGATGAGTGCAAGTTTCAAGCAAACTTCTTCAGAGCTGGCAGCATCTGGTCTTGATGCATTGGCTGCTGCGGCTGTTCTTGGGGACGCAGGAAACCAAGCCACAATTCCATATGCAACCACCACCAAACATCCACGGCACCGCCCTGGCTGCACCTGCATTGTCTGCATCCAGCCTCCCAGTGGTAAAGGGCCAAAACATGATCCTGCATGCACATGTAATGTTTGTATGACTGTGAAACGCCGCTTCAAGACTCTCATGATGCGGAAGAAGAAACGTCAATCCGAGCGCGAAGAAGCTGAGGCCCATAAGAAGGTTGCATGGGGCAGCAAGGAAGAGGTTGAAGGATCTAGCAGCTCTCCAAAGGGTGCCCAGCATCTGGATCCCCATCAGGAGAATGAATTTGGCCCGGAAAGCAGCAAATCAATAATTGAACAGCTCGAAACAAGCAAGGGGCACATCGACTTGAACTGCCATCCAGGGTCTAATGAGGATTCACAGACAGCGCCTCCGCGACTTAGCATGATGAGCCTTCTCCAGGATGCATACCGACCCTTGGAAACATATCTAAAGCAAAATGGACTTGCGAGCTTGGCTAGCGAACAAGTAAACCAGGGGAGTCCGAGCTCGTTTACTGTTCCGCAGGCTCCTGGAGAAAGCGAAGGAAAAGCACCAGACGAACGTCATTTTGCctctgaagagcaagaagacggcgatgatggtgatgatggtgCAGACATGGTCACCAGCGATGCTTCTTGA